The Yersinia entomophaga nucleotide sequence CGCCGCCACTGTCGCCAGGCTCCCGCATCCTGATCGGCCTGATTAGGGGCTATCAGCTCGTAATCAGTCCGCTGTTGGGGCCACGCTGTCGTTTCCATCCGACGTGCTCTCATTACGGAATTGAGGCATTGCGCCGGTTTGGCATGATAAAAGGCAGTTGGTTAACGCTGAAACGCGTATTAAAATGCCACCCTTTGAACCCAGGTGGCGATGATCCCGTGCCGCCGAAACCCGACGATAACAGAGAACACTAACGATGGATTCGCAACGCAATCTTCTCCTCATCGCGCTGCTGTTCGTGTCTTTCATGATCTGGCAAGCATGGCAAGTGGATAACAACCCACAAACCGCCGCCCAGACCACGCAACAGACTTCGAACGCAGCTAACGGTGATACCGCAAGCCAGGCCGTGCCAGCCAGTGGCCAAGGCCAATTGATCACGGTTAAAACTGATGTGCTGTCTCTGACCATTAATACACGTGGTGGTGACATTGAGCAGGCTAACCTGCTGGCTTACCCGGATTCTCTGGGTTCAGACAAAACATTTGAGCTGTTGGAAACCACGCCAGCCTTTGTTTATCAGGCGCAAAGTGGCCTGACAGGCAAGAATGGCCCGGACAACCCGGCAAACGGCGAACGTCCGCTGTTTGAAGTGGCGCAAAACAGCTTTGTGCTGGCTGACGGTCAGGATGAACTGCGTATCCCTCTGACCTTTACCGGCAAAGATGGCTCGGTCTTTACGAAAACGTTCATCGTTAAACGTAACGATTACGCAATTGGCGTGGATTACCACGTTAAAAACGCCTCTGCCGCACCGCTGGAATTGACGTTATTTGGGCAATTGAAGCAAAGCATC carries:
- the yidD gene encoding membrane protein insertion efficiency factor YidD, with amino-acid sequence MAPPLSPGSRILIGLIRGYQLVISPLLGPRCRFHPTCSHYGIEALRRFGMIKGSWLTLKRVLKCHPLNPGGDDPVPPKPDDNREH